The Drosophila nasuta strain 15112-1781.00 chromosome 2L, ASM2355853v1, whole genome shotgun sequence genome window below encodes:
- the LOC132789127 gene encoding putative inorganic phosphate cotransporter, giving the protein MTQQPQWGISLSKYFILPQRVILAIMGFLAILNAYTMRVCLSQAITVLVKKKNSTDEDGNDQAICEPDDLDGDSGSASSGDFEWSEEVQGLILSAFYIGYIVTHVPGGLLAEKFGGKWTLGLGILSTAVFTMLTPLAIDYGGSDWLIVTRVLMGLGEGTTFPALSVLLAAWVPANERGKLGALVLGGGQVGTIMGNLLSGVFLESYHWSFVFYFFGGLGVVWFVIFVFLCFSDPSSHPFIKPSEREYLVKEIGTIGRNESLPPTPWKAILTNLPMFALVSAQIGHDWGFYIMVTDLPKYMSDVLQFSIKANGLYSSLPYIMMWIVSVGSGFVADWMIRRGIMNTTNTRKVMTGLAAFGPAIFMVGASYAGCDRVLVVVLFTICMGLMGAYYAGMKLSPLDMSPNYAGTLMAITNGIGAITGVITPYLVGVMTPNASLLEWRTVFWVAFGVLFVTAIVYSIWASGEVQPFNGAVIEPTTLDFEAHERKPELKLKSMEHSS; this is encoded by the exons ATGacacaacaaccacaatggGGCATAAGCTTATCAAAGT attttatatTACCGCAACGTGTGATATTGGCCATCATGGGCTTTCTGGCCATCCTGAATGCCTACACGATGCGTGTTTGCCTCTCGCAGGCGATCACTGTCCtggtgaagaagaagaacagcACCGATGAGGATGGCAACGATCAAGCGATCTGTGAACCCGACGATCTCGATGGCGATAGTGGATCAGCCAGCAGCGGCGACTTTGAGTGGTCCGAGGAGGTGCAGGGTTTGATCCTGTCCGCCTTTTACATTGGATACATTGTCACTCATGTGCCTGGCGGTCTGCTCGCTGAGAAGTTTGGCGGCAAATGGACTCTGGGTCTTGGCATTCTCTCCACCGCTGTCTTCACCATGCTCACTCCTTTGGCTATCGATTATGGCGGTTCCGATTGGCTGATTGTCACGCGTGTCCTTATGGGTCTGGGCGAAGGAACAACTTTCCCTGCCTTGAGTGTGTTGCTCGCAGCTTGGGTGCCGGCCAATGAACGTGGAAAACTTGGAGCTTTGGTTCTGGGCGGCGGTCAAGTGGGCACCATCATGGGTAATCTGTTGTCTGGCGTCTTTTTGGAGTCTTACCACTGGTCGTTTGTCTTCTACTTCTTTGGCGGTCTTGGCGTTGTTTGGTTTGTCATCTTT GTCTTCCTGTGCTTCAGCGACCCCTCTAGCCATCCCTTCATCAAGCCCTCGGAGCGTGAGTATCTGGTCAAGGAAATCGGTACAATTGGCCGCAACGAGAGCCTGCCGCCAACACCCTGGAAGGCCATCCTCACCAATCTGCCGATGTTCGCTTTGGTCTCCGCACAAATCGGTCACGATTGGGGCTTCTACATCATGGTCACCGATCTGCCCAAATACATGTCCGATGTGCTGCAATTCTCGATCAAGGCCAACGGTCTGTACTCCTCCCTGCCCTACATCATGATGTGGATCGTCTCGGTGGGCAGCGGTTTTGTGGCCGATTGGATGATCCGTCGTGGCATTAtgaacacaacaaacacacgtAAAGTGATGACTGGATTGGCTGCCTTTGGACCAGCCATCTTCATGGTGGGTGCCTCGTATGCTGGCTGTGATCGTGTCCTTGTCGTGGTGCTCTTCACCATCTGCATGGGTCTGATGGGTGCTTACTATGCGGGCATGAAGCTCAGTCCCCTGGACATGAGTCCCAACTATGCGGGCACCTTGATGGCCATCACGAATGGTATTGGTGCCATCACCGGAGTCATTACGCCGTATCTCGTGGGCGTAATGACGCCAAATGCCTCGCTACTCGAATGGCGTACTGTGTTCTGGGTGGCATTCGGTGTGCTGTTCGTCACTGCCATCGTTTACAGCATCTGGGCTTCGGGAGAGGTGCAACCCTTCAATGGAGCTGTCATCGAACCGACAACTTTAGACTTTGAGGCTCACGAACGTAAACCGGAGCTCAAGCTCAAGTCGATGGAGCACAGCTCGTAA
- the LOC132798887 gene encoding trans-1,2-dihydrobenzene-1,2-diol dehydrogenase, which translates to MMRKLIQAVGRRVHQLGGRNSQSLGASKGRGNLLLQQRVGKLFEPLQPKTLRWGIAPVTLMAEDFVNALSVLPAREHRITACVDAYRSQSLEFGDRHRVPNVFTSFEQLAKCPDVDAVYISPSNGMHCELCHLMLNHDKHVLCEQPLAMTEQQVMGLMDKAQARGLFLMEGIWSRCTPAYRMLRDHLKRDQLGRVYHVDCSLGWPISKDLVDYTGYAGVTRDLAPYALQFALWVYRAVPQSIRVRGKLNRQGVDVANTIDVYFSDNRTARLTLSTQDTLSNEVQIFGERGNARLNNLWCPDLLVLQNVDYSFTLPQSKEPTTYHNRIGLCYEAQEVRNCILAGRTQSCLFSHNESRLLSNLTNQVHDMLGEQWEKVLALRDQQKQQQQKVQQQKLTERKEQQHIEQKQEKQKQLLQQEMQQQQVQNN; encoded by the exons ATGATGCGCAAACTAATTCAGGCAGTTGGACGGCGAGTACATCAACTAGGCGGTCGCAATTCGCAGA GTTTAGGGGCTTCAAAAGGGCGTGGCAACCTGCTGCTCCAGCAGCGCGTCGGCAAACTCTTTGAACCGCTCCAGCCAAAGACTCTGCGCTGGGGCATTGCGCCAGTCACGTTGATGGCCGAGGATTTTGTGAACGCCTTGAGTGTCCTGCCAGCACGTGAGCACAGGATCACGGCCTGTGTGGATGCATATCGATCGCAGAGCCTGGAATTTGGCGATCGCCATCGGGTGCCGAATGTCTTCACCAGCTTCGAGCAACTTGCCAAGTGTCCAGATGTGG ATGCTGTCTACATATCGCCATCGAATGGCATGCACTGCGAGCTCTGCCACCTGATGCTCAACCATGACAAGCACGTGCTCTGCGAGCAACCCTTGGCCATGACTGAGCAGCAGGTGATGGGGCTGATGGACAAGGCGCAGGCACGTGGTCTCTTCCTCATGGAGGGCATCTGGTCGCGTTGCACGCCCGCCTATCGCATGCTGCGCGATCACCTGAAGCGTGATCAGCTGGGTAGAGTCTATCATGTGGATTGCAGCTTGGGCTGGCCTATATCCAAGGATCTGGTGGACTATACGGGCTATGCGGGCGTCACAAGGGACTTGGCTCCATATGCTTTGCAGTTTGCGCTTTGGGTTTATCGAGCGGTGCCGCAGTCGATTCGGGTGAGGGGCAAACTCAATCGACAGGGCGTCGATGTGGCCAACACCATTGATGTGTACTTTAGCGACAATCGAACCGCGCGTTTGACACTCAGCACACAGGACACGTTGAGCAACGAGGTTCAAATATTTGGCGAGAGGGGCAATGCCAGG TTGAACAATCTTTGGTGTCCCGATCTCTTGGTGTTGCAAAATGTGGACTATTCGTTTACCCTACCGCAGTCAAAAGAACCAACCACTTACCACAATCGCATTGGACTCTGCTACGAGGCGCAGGAAGTGCGCAATTGCATCCTGGCGGGACGTACTCAAAGCTGCCTTTTTAGCCACAATGAGAGCCGCTTGCTGTCCAACCTAACCAATCAAGTACATGATATGCTGGGAGAGCAATGGGAAAAAGTGTTGGCACTGAGAgatcaacaaaaacagcaacaacaaaaagtgcaacaacagAAACTGACAGAACGAAAAGAACAGCAGCATATAGagcaaaaacaagaaaagcaaaagcaattgctACAACAagaaatgcagcaacaacaagttcAGAACAATTAA
- the LOC132798885 gene encoding putative inorganic phosphate cotransporter isoform X2, whose translation MLGFQQKLRKFFDYLQVKQRLVLCYFSLLAIINAYTIRYCLDFSLNRIVRESKTKSIKTPLIVKPTPRRENRNIVPTTARQRPKPRQRAGRDQLKLNPQQLKQTQFHAPVITTSNCSDVWTKEVQILVSASFYAGYMLTHIPGGRLAERYGVRHGGPGALMALRLLIGFCEGPTFPAVSALLAQWVPESERGLLCSCVLSGGEIGVIFVHLVNGLALGEEDWAMAFYVVGSGAMLWFVGFVLVCYSKPDASPFIQSSEREYIKSQVSDTLITEAETEETDTNEAPWSNMLLNAPIWALIAANMQHDWNQQEMAQELQQLLHQLQSKGSTLWTELESSLRVTAPHLWSWLASLTSGQLSDYLIANGILNRTQTRSLMSWLVFVSSSMYLVYDKQQSARMWSVLAFGAYYAGIKLLPLDMSPNFAGTLMGISNGLGSLPGLLLPLLQQLESEYEIVGSIRAAFWLICAGYISGDVQSYNQRQRRSNQPIVH comes from the exons atgttaggTTTTCAGCAGAAACTGAGAAAATTCTTTGACT ATCTGCAGGTGAAACAGCGTTTGGTGCTCTGCTATTTTAGTTTGTTGGCCATCATAAATGCGTATACAATACGCTATTGCCTGGACTTTTCACTGAATCGCATAGTAAGGGAGTCGAAGACGAAGTCTATCAAAACTCCATTAATTGTGAAACCCACACCTAGAAGAGAGAACCGAAACATAGTGCCAACTACTGCAAGACAAAGACCTAAACCTCGACAAAGAGCTGGCAGAGATCAACTTAAATTAAATCCACAGCAGTTGAAGCAAACACAATTCCATGCACCCGTCATTACCACCTCCAACTGCTCCGATGTGTGGACGAAAGAAGTGCAGATTCTTGTCTCCGCCTCCTTCTATGCGGGCTACATGCTCACACACATTCCAGGCGGACGTCTGGCGGAGCGTTATGGTG TGCGTCATGGTGGTCCTGGTGCCTTGATGGCCCTCCGATTGTTAATAGGCTTCTGCGAGGGTCCCACATTTCCAGCGGTCAGCGCTTTGCTGGCCCAATGGGTTCCCGAAAGCGAACGAGGATTGCTCTGCAGCTGCGTGCTGAGTGGCGGCGAAATTGGCGTCATATTTGTTCACTTGGTTAACGGATTGGCTCTGGGTGAGGAGGATTGGGCGATGGCATTCTATGTGGTCGGTAGCGGTGCAATGCTTTGGTTTGTGGGTTTC GTTCTCGTCTGCTACAGCAAACCGGATGCCTCGCCATTTATACAGAGCTCGGAGCGTGAGTACATCAAGAGCCAGGTGAGCGACACTTTGATCACAGAAGCAGAGACAGAAGAAACTGACACTAATGAAGCGCCTTGGAGCAACATGCTGCTGAATGCGCCCATATGGGCACTGATTGCAGCTAATATGCAGCACGACTGGAATCAGCAAGAGATGGCACAAgagctgcaacagctgctgcaccAACTGCAGTCCAAGGGCAGCACGCTGTGGACAGAGCTAGAGTCCAGTTTACGGGTAACTGCACCGCATCTGTGGAGCTGGCTGGCCTCGCTCACCTCGGGCCAGCTCAGCGATTATCTGATTGCAAACGGGATCTTGAATCGCACACAGACACGTTCCCTCATGTCCTGGCTGGTCTTTGTGAGCAGCTCCATGTATTTAGTCTATGACAAGCAGCAAAGTGCGCGAATGTGGAGTGTTCTGGCTTTTGGCGCCTACTATGCGGGCATCAAGCTGCTGCCCCTGGACATGAGTCCCAATTTCGCCGGCACACTGATGGGCATCTCCAACGGTCTTGGCTCGCTGCCGGgtctgttgttgccactgctgcagcaactgGAGTCGGAGTACGAAATTGTGGGCAGCATTCGTGCTGCATTTTGGTTGATCTGCGCTGGATACATTTCGGGCGATGTGCAGTCGTATAatcagcgacagcgacgtaGCAACCAGCCAATTGTTCATTAA
- the LOC132798883 gene encoding mitochondrial import receptor subunit TOM70, producing the protein MATFLNLSSVKLNKWQVALLLGTPLAIGLGMYVLRKSGNKDDTNATTKGGKQPASSATKSKKGKIENKTLSIDGTAPDTELERKKKSAELGEQLSPLKEANNYKTEGNNCYRNGKYDEAISFYDKAIDKCPTEHRTDMAIFYQNRAASYEMLKKWNKVKEDCSLSLEYNPRYAKAYYRRARAHEATKDMSECLDDVTATCILEMFQNNNTIVFADRVLKETGRLDAEKGMREHVPVVPSAAFVNTYMRSFIADPLQLMELPASTTDAPLRGFVRARKAFEAQQYDDIIAACTEEIESSESDAQYKVEALLMRGTFHLLGGSFADSKHDFDAILANADADPTLRVYAYIKRAALFIQTDERDKGLADFLEAQKLRPDNADVYHQRAQILLLLEQIDEALVEFDTAVRLAPNHAIAYVQKCYAEYRLALLTNDQNRLGRVIRDFELAIEKFPDCVECYSLMAQVLADQQQFPQAQQFYEKAMKLAPTNPSLLVHQAIMMLQWRGDIDTAVALLNRAIEVDPKCELAYETLGTVEVQRAQLQRAVDLFEKALLYAKSQAELVHVYSLRNAALAQINVTRKMGIDMNTISAMAQSGFLAQPGM; encoded by the exons ATGGCAACGTTCCTTAATTTGAGTTCGGTAAAGCTTAATAAATGGCAAGTGGCGCTGCTCCTGGGCACTCCGTTGGCCATTGGCCTGGGGATGTATGTTCTACGTAAGAGCGGTAACAAAGACGACACAAACGCGACCACAAAAGGCGGCAAACAACCGGCATCGTCGGCGACAAAGTCAAAGAAGGGTAAAATTGAGAATAAAACTTTATCCATTGATGGCACTGCTCCGGATACGGAACTGGAGCGCAAAAAGAAGTCCGCCGAACTGGGCGAACAGTTGTCGCCGCTGAAGGAGGCCAACAACTACAAGACGGAGGGCAACAATTGCTATCGCAATGGCAAATACGATGAGGCCATCAGTTTCTACGACAAGGCCATCGATAAGTGCCCTACAGAGCATCGCACTGACATGGCCATCTTCTATCAGAATCGTGCTGCCTCTTATGAGATGCTCAAGAAGTGGAATAAAGTAAAGGAGGATTGTTCGCTTTCGCTGGAATATAATCCACGCTATGCCAAGGCGTATTATAGAAGAGCACGTGCCCATGAGGCAACCAAGGATATGAGCGAGTGTCTGGATGATGTGACGGCCACCTGCATCCTGGAAATGTTTCAGAACAACAATACTATTGTGTTTGCGGATCGTGTGCTAAAGGAGACGGGTCGCCTCGATGCAGAGAAGGGCATGCGTGAGCATGTTCCTGTGGTTCCATCGGCTGCCTTTGTCAACACTTATATGCGCTCGTTCATTGCCGATCCGCTGCAGCTGATGGAGTTGCCAGCTTCGACAACTGATGCCCCATTGCGTGGCTTTGTGCGCGCTCGCAAGGCGTTCGAGGCGCAGCAGTATGATGACATTATTGCCGCTTGCACCGAGGAAATTGAATCATCCGAGTCGGATGCACAGTACAAAGTGGAGGCGCTCCTCATGCGCGGCACATTCCATTTACTGGGCGGCAGCTTTGCGGACAGCAAACATGACTTTGATGCCATACTGGCCAATG CTGATGCCGATCCTACGCTGCGTGTTTATGCGTACATTAAGCGTGCCGCACTCTTCATACAGACGGATGAGCGAGACAAGGGCTTGGCCGACTTCCTCGAGGCTCAGAAGCTACGCCCCGACAATGCAGATGTCTATCACCAGCGTGCCCAaatcttgctgctgctggaacAGATCGATGAGGCGTTGGTGGAGTTCGATACGGCTGTGCGATTGGCACCCAATCACGCTATTGCCTATGTACAGAAATGCTACGCGGAGTATCGTCTGGCGTTGTTGACCAACGATCAGAATCGTTTGGGACGCGTGATACGCGACTTTGAGCTGGCCATCGAGAAGTTCCCTGATTGCGTTGAATGCTACAGTCTGATGGCCCAGGTGCTGGCGGATCAGCAGCAATTCCCACAGGCGCAACAGTTCTACGAGAAGGCCATGAAACTGGCGCCCACAAATCCATCGTTGCTGGTGCATCAGGCCATCATGATGCTGCAATGGCGTGGCGATATCGACACGGCTGTCGCGTTGCTCAATCGTGCCATCGAAGTGGATCCCAAGTGTGAGCTGGCATACGAGACACTGGGCACCGTGGAGGTGCAGCGAGCGCAACTGCAGCGTGCTGTCGATCTGTTTGAGAAGGCGCTGCTTTATGCCAAGAGTCAGGCGGAGCTGGTCCATGTCTATTCCTTGCGTAATGCGGCGCTGGCTCAAATCAATGTGACGCGCAAGATGGGCATCGATATGAACACCATTTCCGCCATGGCGCAGTCCGGTTTCCTTGCCCAGCCAGGcatgtaa
- the LOC132798885 gene encoding sialin isoform X1 — translation MLGFQQKLRKFFDYLQVKQRLVLCYFSLLAIINAYTIRYCLDFSLNRIVRESKTKSIKTPLIVKPTPRRENRNIVPTTARQRPKPRQRAGRDQLKLNPQQLKQTQFHAPVITTSNCSDVWTKEVQILVSASFYAGYMLTHIPGGRLAERYGGKWILGASILLSAILTLLTPTIVRHGGPGALMALRLLIGFCEGPTFPAVSALLAQWVPESERGLLCSCVLSGGEIGVIFVHLVNGLALGEEDWAMAFYVVGSGAMLWFVGFVLVCYSKPDASPFIQSSEREYIKSQVSDTLITEAETEETDTNEAPWSNMLLNAPIWALIAANMQHDWNQQEMAQELQQLLHQLQSKGSTLWTELESSLRVTAPHLWSWLASLTSGQLSDYLIANGILNRTQTRSLMSWLVFVSSSMYLVYDKQQSARMWSVLAFGAYYAGIKLLPLDMSPNFAGTLMGISNGLGSLPGLLLPLLQQLESEYEIVGSIRAAFWLICAGYISGDVQSYNQRQRRSNQPIVH, via the exons atgttaggTTTTCAGCAGAAACTGAGAAAATTCTTTGACT ATCTGCAGGTGAAACAGCGTTTGGTGCTCTGCTATTTTAGTTTGTTGGCCATCATAAATGCGTATACAATACGCTATTGCCTGGACTTTTCACTGAATCGCATAGTAAGGGAGTCGAAGACGAAGTCTATCAAAACTCCATTAATTGTGAAACCCACACCTAGAAGAGAGAACCGAAACATAGTGCCAACTACTGCAAGACAAAGACCTAAACCTCGACAAAGAGCTGGCAGAGATCAACTTAAATTAAATCCACAGCAGTTGAAGCAAACACAATTCCATGCACCCGTCATTACCACCTCCAACTGCTCCGATGTGTGGACGAAAGAAGTGCAGATTCTTGTCTCCGCCTCCTTCTATGCGGGCTACATGCTCACACACATTCCAGGCGGACGTCTGGCGGAGCGTTATGGTGGCAAGTGGATACTGGGTGCTTCGATATTACTTTCGGCAATTCTAACGCTGCTCACCCCAACCATAGTGCGTCATGGTGGTCCTGGTGCCTTGATGGCCCTCCGATTGTTAATAGGCTTCTGCGAGGGTCCCACATTTCCAGCGGTCAGCGCTTTGCTGGCCCAATGGGTTCCCGAAAGCGAACGAGGATTGCTCTGCAGCTGCGTGCTGAGTGGCGGCGAAATTGGCGTCATATTTGTTCACTTGGTTAACGGATTGGCTCTGGGTGAGGAGGATTGGGCGATGGCATTCTATGTGGTCGGTAGCGGTGCAATGCTTTGGTTTGTGGGTTTC GTTCTCGTCTGCTACAGCAAACCGGATGCCTCGCCATTTATACAGAGCTCGGAGCGTGAGTACATCAAGAGCCAGGTGAGCGACACTTTGATCACAGAAGCAGAGACAGAAGAAACTGACACTAATGAAGCGCCTTGGAGCAACATGCTGCTGAATGCGCCCATATGGGCACTGATTGCAGCTAATATGCAGCACGACTGGAATCAGCAAGAGATGGCACAAgagctgcaacagctgctgcaccAACTGCAGTCCAAGGGCAGCACGCTGTGGACAGAGCTAGAGTCCAGTTTACGGGTAACTGCACCGCATCTGTGGAGCTGGCTGGCCTCGCTCACCTCGGGCCAGCTCAGCGATTATCTGATTGCAAACGGGATCTTGAATCGCACACAGACACGTTCCCTCATGTCCTGGCTGGTCTTTGTGAGCAGCTCCATGTATTTAGTCTATGACAAGCAGCAAAGTGCGCGAATGTGGAGTGTTCTGGCTTTTGGCGCCTACTATGCGGGCATCAAGCTGCTGCCCCTGGACATGAGTCCCAATTTCGCCGGCACACTGATGGGCATCTCCAACGGTCTTGGCTCGCTGCCGGgtctgttgttgccactgctgcagcaactgGAGTCGGAGTACGAAATTGTGGGCAGCATTCGTGCTGCATTTTGGTTGATCTGCGCTGGATACATTTCGGGCGATGTGCAGTCGTATAatcagcgacagcgacgtaGCAACCAGCCAATTGTTCATTAA
- the LOC132798932 gene encoding mucin-2 has protein sequence MISERHKTNNLATILCCMLLWHVHHCCALPDDVFEVLPQTMTATATASVKTANRQDEVNVLAIVTPNVTATATAAAASRLDPNNNNEWRPLGHGDPLQKDPTYDYSPPALERVRYWAENNASSQETRQQLPGDMLRNKTKSEVLLLGVANERDRLRTGQVKQSGAAIYSSKASSSHPSQSSHFSSYPSSQSSYYSSYPSHQPYSSSHPSPHPSSHPSPHPSSHPSSHSYAPQQSKYTGIRRSYYAPQPLQQPQHMPHTHLMPPPMMMKAQGLGMVQGPAQGLGMVQGQAQALGMVQSQTQGHGMVMNQAHGPNHVEYRHSVMNSPSSNSYMSVNMGSSYSAPFLTSSPSTSGKPHYSSPSSSSMATSSWYSSSPQHPSYNDAHLQETMQHYSFSRPQSGSSSLNAIHSAPRKPWLHELLQKELVKPTIKQRMKPTMPATKYLMGTTKPQHMQLPSSTYAPLTYAPITFVPGPPTIETPTTSSPPTELYITPHTTMLPAVTAGFRPITLSTTSSTTMRPVTTSTTQSSSRLMIPQTSNLAKRPTVAPAPELTTDALFSHYKQPPKPLLGPMYLIIEGHSKVKTYGQNELDPHSPKIVPVISKREPVVRIADPNEQRGTVETYQVKHLHTKTLPFTTTTSTTKPKTNAKATETNEKTPKVAPTLEKTATLPLLTPKTAAIKTNPKSVVTTTTTTTKPTQATSSRPSISLRSQPTPSPSSLTNLLASPTPLPTAIPPLNPSFSPRPTLTPSAKPTPRPNLLQLDSPTTNTPPSGVHDLLSLLDNMFADAHEIAASSEAPTTTRLKPVVTKPIPHQPEPRIGSHAGSIESELQEVEKEEPEVKNGSEIATSTEPEQPPRATRQVFDYDQLPESRIKLQAAGEDELEYDEDNDDEEDEVEEAGADADAEGELLADGELDVSEDETSDGEHNLLKRIDKFVDDVDDGDDDLEDLIEGLSPDDDDDNEDDDEEDQQAAERQQQQQQHKR, from the exons ATGATTAGCGAACGGCACAAAACCAACAATTTGGCCACAATATTGTGTTGCATGCTGCTATGGCATGTGCACCATTGTTGCGCCTTGCCTGATGATGTGTTCGAGGTCTTGCCACAAACTatgacggcgacggcgacagcaAGCGTGAAGACTGCCAATCGTCAGGATGAAGTGAATGTCTTGGCCATTGTGACGCCCAATgtaacagccacagcaacagcagcag CTGCCAGTCGCTTGgatcccaacaacaacaacgagtggCGTCCACTCGGACATGGCGATCCACTGCAAAAGGATCCCACCTATGACTACAGTCCGCCGGCGCTGGAACGCGTTCGTTATTGGGCCGAGAACAATGCGAGTAGTCAGGAGACGAGACAACAGCTGCCGGGAGATATGTTAAGAAACAAGACCAAAAGCGAAGTACTGCTGCTGGGTGTTGCCAATGAGCGGGATCGATTGAGAACCGGACAAGTGAAGCAGTCGGGAGCAGCTATTTATTCCTCAAAGGCTTCATCATCTCATCCCTCCCAGTCTTCGCATTTCTCATCTTATCCCTCGTCACAGTCTTCATACTACTCATCTTATCCCTCGCATCAGCCTTATTCCTCTTCCCATCCCTCGCCCCATCCTTCATCCCATCCCTCGCCTCATCCTTCATCCCATCCTTCGTCCCATTCCTATGCTCCTCAGCAGTCTAAGTACACGGGTATCCGACGCAGCTACTACGCTCCACAACCactgcagcagccacagcacaTGCCACACACGCATCTCATGCCGCCGCCCATGATGATGAAGGCTCAGGGACTCGGCATGGTCCAGGGCCCCGCTCAGGGATTAGGTATGGTTCAGGGTCAGGCTCAAGCACTTGGTATGGTCCAAAGTCAGACGCAGGGACATGGTATGGTCATGAACCAGGCTCATGGCCCAAACCACGTGGAGTATCGTCATAGCGTGATGAACTCGCCTAGCAGCAACTCCTACATGAGCGTCAACATGGGCAGCAGCTACAGCGCTCCGTTTTTGACTTCCTCCCCTTCCACGTCAGGCAAACCCCACTACAGCAGTCCCTCCTCCTCTTCCATGGCGACCTCCAGCTGGTACTCTTCCTCTCCCCAACACCCGAGCTACAACGATGCGCATCTTCAGGAGACCATGCAACACTACAGTTTCTCCCGACCACAAAGCGGCAGCAGCTCGCTCAATGCCATACATTCAGCACCACGCAAGCCCTGGTTGCACGAGCTGCTGCAAAAGGAGCTGGTGAAGCCCACGATAAAGCAGCGCATGAAGCCAACTATGCCCGCCACCAAGTACTTGATGGGCACTACAAAACCACAGCATATGCAGCTGCCTAGTTCAACCTACGCTCCATTGACCTATGCGCCAATCACCTTTGTGCCGGGTCCACCAACCATAGAAACACCCACGACGAGCAGTCCTCCAACAGAGCTATATATTACACCGCACACCACAATGCTACCAGCTGTCACCGCTGGTTTTAGACCCATAACGTTGAGCACAACATCAAGCACTACAATGCGACCGGTGACGACGTCGACAACACAATCGAGCTCCCGTTTGATGATACCGCAGACAAGCAATCTGGCAAAACGACCCACAGTGGCCCCGGCCCCGGAATTAACTACAGACGCGCTCTTTTCGCATTACAAACAGCCGCCAAAACCCCTACTGGGTCCCATGTATCTCATCATTGAGGGTCACTCTAAGGTGAAGACCTATGGCCAAAACGAACTGGATCCCCACAGTCCCAAGATAGTGCCGGTTATCTCAAAGCGAGAGCCGGTGGTGCGCATTGCGGATCCCAATGAACAGCGCGGCACTGTGGAGACCTATCAGGTCAAGCATTTGCATACTAAAACCCTGCCGTTCACTacgacaacgtcgacgacgaaGCCTAAGACAAATGCAAAGGCGACTGAAACAAATGAGAAGACGCCCAAGGTTGCGCCAACTCTAGAGAAGACCGCAACGCTACCGCTTCTGACCCCTAAGACCGCGGCAATCAAGACGAACCCAAAGTCAGTAgtaacgacaacgacaacaacgacaaagcCAACTCAAGCTACCAGTTCCCGTCCCAGCATAAGTCTTCGTTCACAACCTACGCCCAGTCCTAGTTCGCTGACAAATCTTCTGGCCAGCCCAACTCCTCTACCTACTGCAATTCCCCCGTTAAATCCTTCTTTCAGTCCCCGTCCCACCCTAACTCCTTCTGCCAAGCCAACTCCTCGGCCAAATCTGCTTCAGCTTGATTCACCGACCACAAATACGCCGCCCAGTGGCGTGCATGATCTGCTCAGTCTGCTAGATAACATGTTTGCCGATGCCCACGAGATTGCAGCTAGCAGCGAGGCGCCAACAACGACGCGACTTAAACCGGTGGTGACAAAACCGATACCACATCAGCCGGAACCTCGCATTGGCAGTCATGCAGGCAGCATAGAGAGTGAGCTGCAAGAGGTGGAGAAAGAGGAGCCTGAGGTCAAGAATGGTTCAGAGATCGCGACGAGCACGGAGCCTGAACAACCGCCGCGTGCCACTCGCCAGGTCTTTGACTATGATCAATTGCCCGAGTCTCGCATTAAGCTACAGGCAGCAGGGGAAGACGAACTGGAATACGACGAAgacaatgatgatgaagaagaTGAGGTTGAGGAGGCTGGCGCAGACGCTGACGCAGAGGGAGAGCTGCTAGCGGATGGCGAACTGGATGTGAGTGAAGATGAAACGTCAGATGGCGAACATAATTTACTCAAACGCATCGATAAATTTGTCGATGATGTCGATGATGGAGACGATGACTTGGAAGATTTGATTGAGGGCCTATCGCccgacgatgatgacgacaacgaagacgacgacgaagaagaTCAACAGGCAGCGgaaagacaacagcagcaacagcaacataagCGTTAA
- the LOC132798888 gene encoding nuclear protein 1-like produces the protein MSEAHFDEYEHYNFDHGKHIFSSHSGKQRSKKEATEHTNHFDPSGHSRKLLTKLMNTNNNKKTVKN, from the coding sequence ATGTCTGAGGCACACTTTGATGAGTACGAGCACTACAACTTTGACCATGGCAAGCACATCTTTTCAAGCCACAGCGGCAAGCAGCGCTCCAAGAAGGAGGCCACCGAGCACACCAATCACTTCGACCCCTCTGGCCACTCTAGAAAACTATTGACCAAGCTCAtgaacaccaacaacaacaagaagactGTGAAAAACTGA